From Acidobacteriota bacterium:
GCGGCAGTTGACACCGATTGTGGTCTTTCCCTCCAGCGTGACGCCGGGATGGAGCACCGTCCCCGCGCCAATCGTCACCGTATCGTCAACATAGGTCGTCGCGGGGTCGAGCAGCGTGACGCCGGCCGCGACCAAGGCGTCGTGCGTGGCGGTCTTCAGCATGATGGTGATCCAAAACAGAAAAAAGGGTCAGGCCCGTTTCATCAAGCCTGACCCTGTCGATGACATGTTCCTGCTACCGTGCCGCCCCCCGGGCGCGCCGAGTGGGCCGCCGATCCTTGTCTTTGCGTGGCTGAACCGGCGGTGGAGGAGCCGACAGCAACGCGACGATCGCGGCGGTGTGGCGCAGCGCCTCGAGATCGGCTTCCTTGATGATCAGGTTCCGGGTCTCCGGATTCAGCGCCACGGCGCGTTCCAGATGCGTGATGGCGGCCTCGTGGTTGCCCCGAATCGCCAGCGCGACGCCCAGCATGTACTCGGCGTGATCGTTGGCCGAGTCCTGGGCGAGCGCGGATGTGAGCAGCGCCACGGCACGTTCGGTGTCGCCCGCATTGATGGCCAGCGTCGCGGCATAGACGCGCTCTTCTGGCGTGCTCGGCGTGGCGTCGAGCGGCGCGAGATGCCGCTCACACACGCGCAGGTAGAGTTGCCCGCGCTCGAGGAGTTCCTTTTCCTCGGGATAGGTCGTGATCACCGTTTTCAGCAGATGTGCCGCATCGCGGTACCGTTTGGCCTGCAACGCCTGCATGGCGCGCTCGTAGGTCAGAACGGCCTGCGCGTAGGTGCTCCGCGCTGGCGGTTTGGGCGGCGTCACCATTTTGGCCGGTCGCGCACGCCCGAGTGTCGGCTTTGCCGCGCCTGGTTTCTGTTTGTGCCTGGACGACGGATGCACTGCCCGCCGGGCGACCGGTTTGACCCGCGCCTTGAGGCGTGGGGCGGACCTGGGTTTCGCGGCCGGGGTTTTCTTGACGGCCTTTGCCGCCAGTTTGGCCTTCGTGGC
This genomic window contains:
- a CDS encoding tetratricopeptide repeat protein, translated to MAKLRRTIGRPAPAKKAAAKPATKAKLAAKAVKKTPAAKPRSAPRLKARVKPVARRAVHPSSRHKQKPGAAKPTLGRARPAKMVTPPKPPARSTYAQAVLTYERAMQALQAKRYRDAAHLLKTVITTYPEEKELLERGQLYLRVCERHLAPLDATPSTPEERVYAATLAINAGDTERAVALLTSALAQDSANDHAEYMLGVALAIRGNHEAAITHLERAVALNPETRNLIIKEADLEALRHTAAIVALLSAPPPPVQPRKDKDRRPTRRARGAAR